From a single Terriglobales bacterium genomic region:
- a CDS encoding M48 family metalloprotease codes for MTRRLNRAFCVLLLLNACLPALAQFPRIPSGVTKATERARKAQDINQPWTMEQEIAFGEATAAKVINVFGLYENEEMVKYVNLVGNTVARNAPRRMTYHFAVLDRDILSAFALPGGFVFITRGALANMKSEAELAGVLAHEVAHVDGRHLEKQIRAKKTTQWLTQEGTAFIPGPSELRQLAQEMFTEVVTTRYSQDKEDEADRKGTQLAALAGYRPSGLRDFLVVLAAAQQNPANQQRLGLWGGSTHPPFAERIARLERILPEFGDTGQTLEERFTANVNFGGTTPPGGN; via the coding sequence ATGACGCGCCGGCTCAACCGCGCATTCTGCGTACTGCTCCTGCTGAACGCCTGCCTGCCCGCGCTCGCGCAATTTCCGCGCATTCCGAGCGGCGTCACTAAGGCCACGGAGAGGGCCAGGAAGGCGCAGGACATCAATCAACCCTGGACCATGGAACAGGAGATCGCCTTCGGCGAAGCCACCGCCGCCAAAGTCATCAACGTCTTCGGGCTCTACGAGAACGAGGAAATGGTGAAGTACGTCAACCTGGTGGGCAACACCGTGGCGCGTAACGCGCCCCGCCGCATGACCTACCACTTTGCCGTCCTCGATCGCGACATCCTCAGCGCCTTCGCCCTGCCCGGCGGCTTCGTCTTCATCACCCGCGGCGCCCTGGCCAACATGAAAAGCGAAGCCGAGCTCGCCGGAGTCCTCGCCCACGAAGTCGCGCACGTCGACGGCCGCCATCTCGAAAAGCAGATTCGCGCCAAGAAGACTACGCAGTGGCTCACGCAGGAAGGTACCGCGTTCATCCCCGGTCCTTCCGAGCTGCGCCAGCTCGCGCAGGAGATGTTCACCGAAGTGGTCACCACGCGCTACTCGCAGGACAAGGAAGACGAAGCCGACCGCAAGGGTACGCAGCTCGCCGCCTTGGCCGGCTACCGTCCAAGCGGTCTGCGGGATTTCCTGGTGGTGCTGGCCGCCGCACAGCAGAACCCGGCCAACCAGCAGCGCCTCGGTCTCTGGGGTGGCTCCACCCATCCGCCCTTCGCTGAACGCATCGCGCGCCTGGAGAGGATCCTGCCCGAATTCGGCGACACCGGCCAGACGCTCGAAGAGCGCTTCACGGCCAACGTCAACTTCGGAGGAACGACGCCACCGGGTGGAAACTAA
- the sucC gene encoding ADP-forming succinate--CoA ligase subunit beta, translating to MKIHEYQGKAILAKHGVAVPRGEVAVTQDEAFVAAKNLMATGAEAVVVKAQIHAGGRGKGGGVKVARSPEEAAEVAGRILGMRLITHQTGPEGRIVKRLLIEETLPIERELYLGIVIDRAAARPVFMASASGGMEIEQVAAENPAAILKEHIDTGMGLQPFQARRLAFGLGLKPEQLHDAVRFLTGLWRAFEATDASLAEINPFVVTKDGRLLALDAKFNFDDNALFRHKDLKELRDTDEEDPLEVEASKYGLNYIKLDGNVGCMVNGAGLAMATMDIIKYAGGAPANFLDVGGGANAEQVTHAFEILLSDKNVRAVLINIFGGILRVDTLATGVVEAAKKTRIALPVVLRLEGTNVEEGRKILQQSGLNFIVAETMKDAAEKVVAAARA from the coding sequence ATGAAAATCCACGAGTACCAGGGCAAGGCGATCCTCGCGAAGCACGGCGTGGCCGTGCCACGCGGCGAGGTCGCCGTCACCCAGGATGAAGCCTTCGTCGCCGCCAAGAACCTGATGGCAACCGGCGCCGAGGCGGTCGTGGTCAAGGCGCAGATCCACGCCGGCGGCCGCGGCAAGGGCGGCGGCGTCAAGGTGGCCCGTTCTCCGGAAGAAGCCGCGGAGGTCGCGGGCCGCATCCTCGGCATGCGGCTCATCACGCATCAGACCGGGCCCGAGGGCCGCATCGTCAAGCGTCTGCTCATCGAAGAGACCTTGCCCATCGAACGCGAACTCTATCTTGGCATTGTGATTGACCGCGCGGCGGCGCGGCCCGTGTTCATGGCTTCCGCTTCCGGCGGCATGGAGATCGAGCAGGTGGCGGCGGAGAATCCCGCGGCGATTCTCAAAGAGCACATCGACACCGGCATGGGATTGCAGCCGTTCCAGGCGCGGCGACTCGCTTTCGGCCTCGGGCTCAAGCCGGAGCAGCTCCATGACGCCGTGCGCTTCCTCACCGGCTTGTGGCGCGCCTTCGAGGCCACCGACGCTTCGCTGGCGGAGATCAATCCGTTCGTGGTCACGAAAGACGGCCGCCTCCTCGCGCTCGACGCCAAGTTCAACTTCGACGACAACGCCCTGTTCCGCCACAAGGACCTGAAGGAACTGCGCGACACCGACGAGGAAGACCCGCTCGAAGTCGAAGCCTCGAAGTACGGCCTGAACTACATCAAGCTCGACGGCAACGTCGGCTGCATGGTGAACGGCGCAGGCCTCGCCATGGCCACCATGGACATCATCAAGTACGCCGGCGGCGCTCCCGCCAATTTCCTCGACGTGGGCGGCGGCGCCAACGCCGAGCAGGTCACCCACGCCTTCGAGATCCTGCTGAGCGACAAGAACGTGCGCGCCGTGCTCATCAATATTTTCGGCGGCATCCTGCGCGTGGATACCCTGGCCACCGGCGTCGTCGAAGCCGCCAAGAAAACCAGGATTGCGCTGCCGGTAGTGCTGCGCCTCGAAGGCACCAACGTCGAAGAAGGCCGCAAGATCCTGCAGCAGTCCGGCCTGAACTTCATCGTCGCCGAAACCATGAAAGATGCCGCGGAGAAAGTCGTTGCGGCCGCACGAGCGTAG
- a CDS encoding PadR family transcriptional regulator, with protein sequence MAAAERARTDATGKWEVQLRKGCLELAILASLWGGKLYGLEILRRLENGSGLVVAEGTVYPLLSRLKAEGLLDSEWVEAEAGHPRKYYRLTPLGRKRAAEMARVWSEFASSVEDLVAPLQKRKENVVSGVALAESRRLSFHPVASFLRS encoded by the coding sequence ATGGCGGCTGCCGAGCGTGCCCGGACCGATGCAACCGGGAAGTGGGAGGTGCAACTGCGCAAGGGGTGCCTGGAACTGGCCATCCTGGCCAGTCTGTGGGGCGGCAAGCTTTACGGTTTGGAGATTCTAAGGCGTCTGGAAAACGGTTCGGGCCTGGTGGTGGCCGAAGGCACCGTGTATCCCCTGCTCAGCCGGCTTAAGGCGGAAGGACTGCTCGATTCCGAATGGGTGGAGGCCGAAGCGGGACACCCGCGGAAGTATTACCGGCTTACCCCCTTGGGCAGAAAGCGGGCTGCGGAAATGGCGCGTGTGTGGTCGGAATTCGCAAGCAGCGTGGAGGATCTGGTGGCGCCGCTGCAGAAAAGAAAAGAGAACGTGGTATCGGGAGTCGCGCTGGCTGAGTCAAGACGTCTTAGTTTCCACCCGGTGGCGTCGTTCCTCCGAAGTTGA